A part of Miscanthus floridulus cultivar M001 chromosome 6, ASM1932011v1, whole genome shotgun sequence genomic DNA contains:
- the LOC136459764 gene encoding protein TIFY 9-like, translating to MASSSGDFTSAAGATATTTKPLTMFYNGGVAVFHLPQDKAEALMKMAAGDEDGGDDGRRHRRPNHGEEMLAKLRQEMMPMASKRSLQRFFQKRKERLYGP from the exons ATGGCCAGCTCCTCCGGCGACTTCACCAG CGCCGCCGGCgccacggcgacgacgacgaagcCTCTGACCATGTTCTACAACGGCGGCGTCGCTGTGTTCCATCTCCCGCAAGATAAG GCGGAGGCTCTCATGAAGAtggcggcgggtgatgaggacggcgGAGACGACGGCCGCCGCCACCGGCGGCCAAACCACGGcgaggagatgctcgccaagttGAGACAAG AGATGATGCCCATGGCAAGCAAGAGATCTTTGCAGCGCTTCTTCCAGAAGCGCAAGGAGAG GCTGTATGGGCCTTGA
- the LOC136459766 gene encoding protein TIFY 9-like isoform X4, producing the protein MASSSGDLTNGGGATASAPTTTTTKPLTMFYNGGVAVFHLPQDKAEVVMNMAAGEDGRDDDVGRHRRPNHGEELLAKLRQGMPIASKRSLQRFFQKRKERLYGP; encoded by the exons ATGGCCAGCTCCTCCGGCGACCTCAccaacggcggcggcgccaccgccagcgccccgacgacgacgacgacgaagccTCTGACCATGTTCTACAACGGCGGCGTCGCCGTGTTCCATCTCCCGCAAGATAAG GCGGAGGTTGTCATGAACATGGCGGCGGGTGAGGACGGCAGAGACGACGACGTCGGCCGCCACCGGCGGCCAAACCACGGCGAGGAGTTGCTCGCCAAGTTGAGACAAG GGATGCCCATTGCAAGCAAGAGATCTTTGCAGCGATTCTTCCAGAAGCGCAAGGAGAG